Proteins encoded together in one Bacillota bacterium window:
- a CDS encoding tetratricopeptide repeat protein produces MKEKTRALFLVLDGEEKDSGKVLREFHLEEADLYLPMLPGVSSSRRTVWWPSAARLFNLLQGKGCGGKVFFWGSRHFLRSFLREVSDWTGADPFFWSQWERGREKGVPGFYGALGLCLPGDIAEQVGSLPVHLGNRFFCRVLGDELGKRDIALLRRGRPWPGPAEELALSKGNQRITLALIVKNEEQFLAGCLEQALPYVDGIMVVDTGSQDRTVEIAEAYGARVIVHPWQEDFSAARNVYLEKIEDGWVLTLDADEYLTPEAGALLRRLAEKNEPKVYYLRTFNYHSDLVPVFSDIANVRLYWRADDTWYLGKIHEQLSTSLSRELVGGPYVLHFGYLPEILSKKKKFNRNLELLEEATSENHHPFEWYNLGTLLVSEGKAEESFHALEQYFRLEAPETLKLRPSAYWHAARAALACGKQGVALEYAEKACEAPLPECYFTKAQVLEAHGRINDAIMAYREAASLPDPPASLYQIFNQTDTSIKLWRARLAAASLLEKEKRYAEAEREYRQVLEKDVANIFALLGVSRMKRLQGRPREALKWARRAVEAQPLALEPHAEYLEVLLAGGGLSEARDHIACSELSGSFEQGLWLRLAGAAADAENWSIALEASEKALEHGSTDVSALVIKARSLKELGRLDVAEEVLNAAPAYPEVENERGCLALAKGLLDEAEASFRNVLAQDPAHAAAATNLAQVLVLKGRVQEALDLVYPIAVAEHKESCLPKAALLAARCLNVLKRYFESLNLLNLAGEAKLRPSEAFEFHLVRGNAYYGLQQWEVAADSYFEAYRLNSGDPELLFRIGLLMLKLARWEDAENAFLGAVHADPGNQQASDLLQVSRHMRVLAQG; encoded by the coding sequence ATGAAAGAAAAAACCCGCGCCCTTTTTCTGGTGCTGGATGGAGAAGAAAAGGATTCAGGAAAGGTTCTGCGGGAGTTTCACCTGGAGGAAGCAGATCTGTACCTGCCGATGCTGCCCGGGGTGAGCAGTTCCAGGCGCACCGTCTGGTGGCCCAGTGCAGCTCGTCTCTTTAATCTCCTCCAGGGAAAGGGATGCGGCGGTAAGGTCTTCTTCTGGGGCTCCAGGCATTTTCTCCGTTCTTTCCTGCGGGAGGTATCCGACTGGACGGGTGCGGACCCTTTTTTCTGGTCGCAGTGGGAGCGGGGGCGGGAAAAGGGCGTTCCAGGCTTTTATGGTGCGCTGGGATTGTGCCTGCCCGGCGATATTGCCGAACAGGTCGGCAGCCTCCCGGTTCACCTGGGGAACAGGTTCTTCTGTAGGGTCCTTGGGGATGAACTGGGAAAGAGGGATATTGCGCTGCTCCGCCGGGGGAGGCCCTGGCCGGGTCCGGCCGAGGAACTCGCCCTTTCCAAGGGGAACCAGCGGATCACCCTCGCCCTGATCGTAAAGAACGAGGAGCAGTTCCTGGCTGGCTGCCTGGAGCAGGCGCTTCCTTACGTGGACGGGATTATGGTGGTGGATACCGGTTCGCAGGACCGCACGGTGGAGATCGCTGAAGCCTACGGGGCACGTGTGATCGTACACCCCTGGCAGGAGGATTTTTCGGCTGCCAGGAACGTTTACCTGGAGAAGATCGAGGACGGTTGGGTTCTCACCCTGGATGCCGATGAGTATCTCACCCCCGAGGCGGGTGCCCTGCTGCGGCGCCTGGCCGAGAAAAACGAACCTAAAGTGTATTATCTCCGCACCTTTAACTATCACTCCGATTTGGTTCCTGTTTTTAGTGATATTGCAAATGTGAGACTTTACTGGAGGGCGGATGATACCTGGTATTTGGGGAAAATCCATGAACAACTTTCTACCTCGCTTTCCCGAGAACTTGTGGGCGGCCCATATGTATTGCACTTTGGATATCTTCCCGAGATCCTGTCAAAAAAGAAAAAATTTAATCGCAATCTCGAGTTATTGGAAGAAGCCACATCAGAAAATCATCATCCGTTCGAGTGGTATAACCTGGGAACACTCCTGGTATCCGAAGGTAAGGCAGAAGAAAGTTTTCATGCCCTTGAGCAGTACTTCCGATTAGAAGCGCCGGAGACGCTAAAGTTAAGACCCTCCGCCTACTGGCACGCCGCCCGTGCAGCACTTGCCTGCGGAAAGCAGGGAGTGGCTCTCGAGTATGCTGAAAAAGCTTGCGAGGCACCTTTACCGGAGTGCTACTTTACTAAGGCCCAGGTATTGGAAGCCCACGGTCGTATAAATGATGCAATCATGGCCTACAGGGAAGCAGCCTCTTTACCTGACCCTCCAGCAAGCCTCTATCAGATCTTCAACCAAACCGACACCTCGATTAAACTTTGGCGCGCTCGTCTCGCCGCGGCGTCCTTGCTGGAGAAGGAGAAGAGGTACGCGGAGGCCGAACGCGAGTACAGGCAAGTCCTCGAAAAAGATGTGGCCAACATCTTTGCCCTCCTCGGGGTCTCCCGGATGAAGCGGCTCCAAGGCAGGCCCAGAGAAGCACTGAAATGGGCGCGGCGCGCGGTCGAGGCCCAGCCTCTTGCCCTTGAACCCCACGCCGAGTACCTGGAAGTGCTTCTGGCAGGCGGCGGTCTTTCCGAGGCCAGAGACCACATAGCCTGTAGTGAGCTGTCAGGTAGCTTCGAGCAGGGGTTGTGGCTCCGCCTTGCGGGCGCGGCCGCAGACGCTGAAAACTGGTCGATTGCCCTCGAAGCTTCGGAAAAAGCCCTCGAGCACGGCAGCACGGATGTTTCCGCTCTCGTAATCAAAGCTCGTTCCCTCAAGGAACTCGGGCGCTTGGACGTGGCTGAAGAAGTGCTCAACGCGGCTCCGGCGTACCCGGAAGTCGAAAACGAACGGGGCTGCCTTGCTTTGGCGAAAGGCCTTCTCGACGAAGCGGAAGCCTCTTTCCGAAATGTCCTGGCTCAAGACCCCGCCCACGCAGCAGCAGCCACCAACCTCGCCCAGGTTCTCGTCCTGAAAGGGAGAGTCCAAGAGGCGCTGGATTTAGTCTACCCGATTGCCGTTGCGGAGCACAAGGAGAGTTGCCTCCCCAAAGCAGCGCTCCTGGCGGCGCGGTGTCTAAACGTCCTGAAGCGCTACTTTGAATCCCTCAACCTCCTGAACTTGGCAGGAGAAGCCAAGCTCAGGCCTTCGGAAGCTTTTGAGTTCCACCTCGTGCGGGGGAATGCCTACTACGGCCTTCAGCAGTGGGAGGTGGCGGCAGACTCCTACTTTGAAGCTTACCGGCTTAACTCTGGTGATCCTGAGCTACTGTTCCGCATTGGGCTCTTGATGCTCAAGCTTGCGCGTTGGGAAGACGCTGAAAACGCTTTTCTTGGCGCGGTTCACGCCGACCCCGGCAACCAGCAAGCGAGTGACCTCCTGCAGGTCTCGCGGCACATGCGCGTCCTGGCACAGGGCTGA
- the fliS gene encoding flagellar export chaperone FliS, translating into MVVVNPYDQYRQAQVLTAPPERLVLMLYDGAIRFLDEARAALNARDTARVHERVTRVQDILTELMATLDFSYEISGNLYRLYEYLHGRLVQANLKKEAAPLDEVQRLLRELCDTWTQALISQAGGGENR; encoded by the coding sequence TTGGTAGTTGTCAATCCCTATGATCAGTACCGCCAGGCGCAGGTTTTAACTGCACCTCCGGAGCGCCTCGTCCTGATGCTCTACGATGGCGCCATCCGCTTTCTGGACGAAGCGAGAGCCGCCCTCAACGCTAGGGATACGGCGCGGGTGCACGAGAGGGTGACAAGAGTTCAGGACATCCTGACTGAGCTGATGGCTACCCTTGACTTTTCATATGAGATCTCTGGAAACCTCTACCGCCTCTACGAGTACCTGCATGGCCGCCTTGTTCAGGCCAACCTGAAGAAGGAGGCTGCGCCTCTAGACGAGGTGCAGAGGTTGTTGAGGGAGCTGTGCGATACCTGGACTCAGGCCCTGATCTCCCAGGCGGGGGGAGGTGAAAACAGATGA
- the fliD gene encoding flagellar filament capping protein FliD produces MYLNAVNRVAGLVSGLETQKIVEDLVKVARLPLDRLLQQKQVLEWRREDYRSINISLTNFRTSTASPLRLQGTFLVKKATSSDESAVTATPDGSAQPGTYSIKISQLAEVATDISSTALSAVGQKIDPNATLESQKSKFVNPWSGTALEFKITTYNPDGTPNSKTFAVDTTVDSLNSVIARINAETSLGVTAFYEPSTDKVVISTKKTGNYATNEIEIEDVTGTFALGTLALAATAQGKNAILDINGLTGIQQYENTFTLNKITFTIKKTTTSPVLVTVSNDTDHIFNTVKNFVDQFNSLLDTIKKELTEERYPDYLPLTEEQKEQLTDKQIEQWEEKAKSGLLRNDPILSDIVYRLRRALTAPVTGLTGYDSLFDIGIRTGYYWEGGKLYIDEAALREAINANPEAVMNLFTKNAAAFDSQGLGVRLYDEVSKAINRINAQAGSAAALYDNSFLSRSIRDLDERIDITEERLKELEDRYWRQFAALEQALAAMQAQSDWLAGIASQTSSMR; encoded by the coding sequence GTGTACCTGAATGCGGTGAACCGCGTCGCGGGGCTGGTTTCCGGCCTGGAGACCCAAAAGATTGTCGAGGATCTGGTGAAGGTGGCCCGCCTCCCCCTGGACAGGCTCCTCCAGCAGAAGCAGGTCCTGGAATGGCGCCGGGAGGACTACCGGAGCATTAACATATCCCTCACGAACTTCCGCACAAGTACCGCCTCTCCCCTGCGCTTGCAGGGCACATTTCTGGTAAAAAAGGCGACTTCAAGCGACGAGTCTGCGGTTACGGCAACTCCAGACGGGTCAGCCCAACCCGGGACTTACAGTATTAAAATCAGTCAGTTGGCCGAGGTGGCAACTGATATCAGTTCTACTGCCCTTTCCGCTGTCGGACAGAAGATTGACCCCAACGCCACGCTGGAAAGCCAGAAGTCAAAATTTGTAAATCCTTGGAGCGGGACAGCTCTAGAGTTTAAGATTACCACTTACAACCCGGATGGCACGCCGAACAGCAAAACATTTGCAGTAGACACGACTGTAGACAGTCTTAATTCTGTTATTGCTCGAATCAATGCCGAGACCTCCCTTGGCGTGACCGCCTTTTACGAGCCGAGCACCGACAAGGTTGTTATTTCTACGAAAAAAACCGGAAATTACGCTACAAATGAGATCGAGATCGAAGATGTTACGGGTACTTTTGCGCTCGGTACCTTAGCGCTTGCGGCAACTGCCCAGGGTAAAAACGCAATTTTGGATATCAACGGCTTAACAGGGATTCAGCAGTACGAAAATACCTTTACCCTGAACAAAATTACCTTCACCATAAAGAAAACTACAACATCCCCGGTGCTGGTTACGGTTTCCAATGATACGGATCATATCTTTAATACAGTAAAGAACTTTGTAGACCAGTTCAATTCCCTGCTTGATACCATCAAGAAAGAGTTGACCGAGGAGCGCTACCCCGACTACCTTCCCCTGACCGAGGAGCAGAAGGAACAGCTTACCGACAAACAGATTGAGCAGTGGGAGGAAAAGGCGAAGAGCGGCCTCCTCAGAAACGACCCGATCCTGAGCGACATCGTCTACCGCCTGCGCCGGGCACTCACGGCCCCGGTTACCGGGCTCACGGGGTATGACTCCCTCTTCGACATCGGGATCAGGACCGGCTACTACTGGGAAGGCGGAAAGCTCTACATCGACGAGGCGGCGCTCCGGGAGGCGATCAATGCCAATCCAGAAGCGGTGATGAACCTGTTCACTAAGAACGCAGCTGCTTTTGACAGTCAGGGCCTAGGGGTGAGGCTCTACGATGAAGTGAGCAAAGCAATTAACCGCATTAATGCGCAGGCGGGAAGCGCTGCTGCTTTATATGATAACAGTTTTCTCTCACGAAGCATCCGCGACCTGGATGAACGCATTGACATCACGGAAGAAAGACTGAAGGAACTGGAAGACCGCTATTGGCGGCAATTCGCTGCCCTGGAGCAGGCTCTCGCCGCTATGCAGGCCCAGAGCGACTGGCTGGCCGGAATCGCTAGTCAAACCAGTTCTATGAGGTAA
- a CDS encoding flagellar protein FlaG: MKIGEIVDSGLRVGSLDAHLPGGHPHQVRPKQEPVESGGREDRASGMSEMKESLREAADKLQEAALIFDYKLHFKIHEDTGRIMVQVIDEETGDLINEVPPEKILNLVAEIWRLVGLLVDKKV, translated from the coding sequence TTGAAGATCGGGGAGATAGTAGACAGCGGCCTGCGGGTCGGGAGTCTGGATGCTCACCTGCCAGGAGGGCACCCGCACCAGGTGAGACCGAAGCAGGAGCCTGTGGAAAGTGGCGGCCGGGAGGATCGGGCTTCAGGCATGAGTGAAATGAAAGAAAGTCTTCGGGAGGCTGCGGATAAACTTCAGGAAGCGGCTCTGATCTTCGACTACAAGCTCCATTTCAAAATCCACGAGGATACGGGACGCATCATGGTCCAGGTGATCGATGAGGAGACGGGGGATCTCATCAACGAGGTGCCTCCCGAGAAGATCTTGAATCTGGTGGCGGAGATCTGGCGGCTGGTCGGGCTCCTGGTGGACAAAAAGGTCTGA
- a CDS encoding flagellin — MIINHNISALNAWRGLSVTNSAMSKSLEKLSSGLRINRAADDAAGLAISEKMRGQIRGLNQAVRNAQDGISLIQTAEGALNETEAILQRMRELATQASNDTLTQDDRIQIQKEINQLTEEIQRVGVTTEFNTQQLLDGGFSTKNFHIGANESQTLTITINDMRSVSISTTGSLGTGGLGIATSAGGGTTAANYIEKLAYFTGTVVAYASGYAVNVTGQASAEAAITTFQNAIDTVSTERAKLGAYQNRLEHTIANLGVAAENLTAAESRIRDVDMAQEMMNFTRQQILMQAGTVMLAQANMAPQTVLRLLG; from the coding sequence ATGATCATCAACCACAACATCAGCGCCCTCAACGCCTGGCGCGGTCTTTCCGTAACCAACAGTGCCATGTCCAAGTCGCTGGAGAAGCTTTCCTCGGGCTTGCGCATCAACCGGGCGGCGGATGACGCCGCGGGCCTCGCCATCTCAGAGAAGATGCGCGGCCAGATCCGGGGCCTGAACCAAGCGGTGCGCAACGCCCAGGACGGCATCTCTCTCATCCAGACTGCCGAGGGTGCCCTCAACGAGACTGAGGCCATCCTTCAGCGTATGCGCGAGCTGGCAACACAAGCATCCAACGATACTTTGACCCAAGACGATAGGATACAAATCCAGAAAGAGATCAATCAGTTAACCGAAGAAATCCAGAGGGTTGGTGTTACTACCGAATTTAACACCCAGCAACTTTTGGACGGGGGATTTAGTACCAAAAATTTCCATATAGGTGCTAACGAGTCGCAGACCCTTACTATCACCATCAATGATATGCGTTCTGTAAGTATTTCTACAACTGGTTCTTTAGGTACTGGCGGGCTAGGTATTGCGACTAGTGCTGGCGGAGGTACCACTGCCGCTAATTACATCGAAAAACTTGCCTACTTTACGGGTACAGTGGTAGCGTACGCAAGCGGATACGCTGTTAATGTCACCGGTCAGGCTAGTGCTGAAGCAGCAATTACGACCTTCCAGAACGCCATAGATACTGTTTCCACGGAGCGTGCCAAGCTTGGTGCCTACCAGAACCGCCTGGAGCACACCATCGCCAACCTCGGTGTGGCCGCGGAGAACCTGACGGCCGCTGAGTCGCGCATCAGAGACGTGGACATGGCCCAGGAGATGATGAACTTCACAAGACAGCAAATCTTGATGCAGGCCGGCACGGTGATGCTGGCGCAGGCGAACATGGCGCCGCAGACGGTATTGCGGCTCCTCGGCTAA